A region from the Sandaracinus amylolyticus genome encodes:
- a CDS encoding RCC1 domain-containing protein — MTNLRTSIAFAVLIASAGCDTDPICTPLVYDRNERRCVCPPGSEWIMDEAICVLPDGGMLHLPDDAGSRSADDACVPQAWYRDGDGDGHGDPLTRVDACEAPDRFVAAGDDCDDECETCAPGRAEECDGTRDENCVGGVDEGCDCATGRSRACPGGTDIGECAAGVQTCIDGAWSDCDGAIGVATEACNGLDEDCDMVIDGPAASAACGSRPRATSVACSGGACVVAACTTGFDDCDDDDANGCEAELAADESNCGACGNQCGWWCDGSDCVGIATPVAGSSITCLITDRSELACAGTNDAGALGVGDTRTFSSRPVFVVSPSATTRLTGVTQVSVGTQHVCAALSDGRVACWGSNLYGQLGPGAGAQQSRPYVVPGLSTAVEVVAGQQHSCARLASGGVRCWGNNEAGRLGDGTTTQRTTVATVLRSDGTPLTGVQRLSVGTAHTCAITSARTAWCWGSNFFGQLGDGTTTTRPSAVQVTGLSNVVQLESGSAFSCALDSFDRVRCWGDNVHGQLGDGSTTRRPAPVQASISDVEEIGTGSSHACARVSGGRVLCWGRNAFYELGDGTRTTQLAPVVAQFTNVEALVVGGARTCILDTAGRLWCVGINDRGQFGDGSVPNSDGTATPVRLIEP; from the coding sequence ATGACGAATCTCCGAACGAGCATCGCGTTCGCGGTGCTGATCGCCAGCGCGGGCTGCGACACCGACCCGATCTGCACGCCGCTCGTCTACGACCGGAACGAACGTCGCTGCGTCTGCCCGCCAGGCAGCGAGTGGATCATGGACGAAGCGATCTGCGTGCTGCCCGATGGCGGGATGCTGCACCTGCCCGACGATGCGGGATCACGGAGCGCTGACGACGCGTGCGTCCCGCAGGCGTGGTACCGAGACGGCGACGGGGACGGGCACGGCGATCCCCTGACGCGAGTCGACGCATGCGAGGCGCCCGACCGTTTCGTCGCAGCCGGCGATGATTGCGACGACGAATGCGAGACGTGTGCGCCGGGCCGAGCCGAGGAATGCGACGGCACGCGCGACGAGAATTGCGTCGGAGGAGTCGACGAGGGCTGCGATTGCGCCACCGGCCGCTCGCGCGCGTGCCCCGGCGGCACCGACATCGGCGAGTGCGCGGCGGGCGTGCAGACGTGCATCGACGGAGCCTGGAGCGACTGTGACGGCGCGATAGGCGTCGCGACCGAGGCGTGCAACGGCCTCGACGAGGACTGCGACATGGTCATCGACGGTCCCGCGGCTTCGGCGGCCTGCGGATCGCGACCGCGCGCGACCAGCGTGGCGTGCAGCGGTGGCGCATGCGTGGTCGCGGCGTGCACGACCGGGTTCGACGACTGCGACGACGACGACGCGAACGGTTGCGAGGCCGAGCTCGCGGCGGACGAGTCCAACTGCGGCGCCTGCGGCAACCAGTGCGGTTGGTGGTGCGACGGGAGCGATTGCGTCGGGATCGCCACGCCGGTCGCCGGAAGCAGCATCACCTGTCTGATCACGGATCGCTCGGAGCTCGCGTGCGCCGGGACCAACGATGCGGGCGCGCTTGGGGTCGGCGACACGCGTACGTTCAGCTCGCGCCCCGTATTCGTCGTTTCGCCGAGCGCGACGACGCGTTTGACCGGCGTGACTCAGGTTTCGGTCGGGACGCAGCACGTCTGCGCAGCCCTCTCCGATGGTCGCGTCGCGTGCTGGGGCAGCAACTTGTATGGCCAACTCGGCCCTGGCGCCGGTGCCCAGCAATCGCGTCCGTACGTCGTTCCGGGCCTCTCGACCGCGGTCGAAGTGGTGGCGGGCCAGCAGCACTCGTGCGCGCGACTCGCGTCGGGGGGCGTGCGGTGCTGGGGCAACAACGAAGCTGGACGGCTCGGCGATGGCACGACGACGCAGCGAACGACGGTGGCGACGGTCCTTCGATCCGACGGAACGCCGCTGACCGGCGTTCAGCGTCTCTCCGTCGGAACGGCCCACACGTGCGCGATCACGAGCGCACGAACCGCTTGGTGCTGGGGCTCGAACTTCTTCGGCCAACTTGGAGACGGGACGACCACGACTCGTCCTAGCGCTGTCCAGGTGACGGGCCTGTCAAACGTCGTGCAGCTCGAGTCGGGCTCGGCCTTCAGCTGCGCTCTCGACAGCTTCGATCGCGTCCGATGCTGGGGCGACAACGTGCATGGCCAGTTGGGCGACGGCTCGACAACGCGCAGACCTGCCCCCGTGCAGGCGAGCATCTCCGACGTGGAGGAAATCGGAACCGGATCCAGTCACGCGTGCGCGCGCGTATCCGGTGGTCGCGTCCTCTGCTGGGGTCGGAACGCGTTCTACGAGCTGGGTGACGGGACGAGAACCACGCAACTCGCGCCCGTCGTTGCCCAGTTCACCAACGTAGAGGCCCTCGTAGTCGGCGGCGCTCGCACTTGCATCCTGGACACGGCCGGCCGGCTCTGGTGCGTCGGCATCAACGACCGCGGTCAGTTCGGGGACGGCTCGGTGCCGAACAGCGACGGCACCGCGACTCCGGTGCGACTCATCGAACCGTGA